A window of the Halolamina sp. CBA1230 genome harbors these coding sequences:
- a CDS encoding bacterio-opsin activator domain-containing protein, with protein MDDQLRRAPIGVITVRDGVVAAANDAARKLLPGEDPDGKPIEGVFPQSVADSLPAAFEGRAVAEASFEEYYPTVDRWLSVSVVPDDGGATVYVDDVTERKRHEQARDRLRAERERVAVVDRLIADVLREFVDAASRAEITETIRERLGASDRYRFAWTAEHAGDGPVVEGVAGEEGETFPAVRAAIEDGDTTPEGRAVDRGRVQVVESMSDASSVPEPVRVAGFADGIQSVLAVPLSYGSSVYGVVGVYAGSEDAFTDHERSSFEALGELAGLAINATRNRRLLLSDTITEVTFELGTISPLAAVSERCGAALTLDGTVPEGDDGLHCFLTVTGADPDAVVDAATATPNVEAGRVVRRAEGEHGRIDLTLGGASPLVEAVSQGATIRTATFEGGTGEVVVELSPDADVRRLAVALGDGEPATVRSRRDRTRSPTTAREFRDELGERLTERQATVLRTAYLADYFESPRGSTAEEVAASLGITGSTLLHHLRASQRKLLDAFYDEFDDRKE; from the coding sequence ATGGACGATCAACTCCGCCGGGCTCCGATCGGCGTGATCACGGTCCGGGACGGCGTCGTCGCGGCGGCCAACGACGCGGCGCGGAAGTTGCTGCCCGGCGAGGACCCCGACGGGAAGCCGATCGAGGGCGTGTTCCCCCAGTCGGTCGCGGACTCGCTGCCGGCGGCGTTCGAGGGGAGGGCCGTGGCCGAGGCGTCGTTCGAGGAGTACTACCCGACGGTCGATCGCTGGCTGTCGGTGTCGGTCGTCCCGGACGACGGCGGCGCGACCGTCTACGTCGACGACGTGACCGAGCGCAAGCGCCACGAGCAGGCGCGGGACCGCCTCCGTGCCGAGCGCGAGCGGGTCGCCGTGGTGGACCGCCTGATCGCCGACGTGCTCCGGGAGTTCGTGGACGCCGCCTCGCGGGCGGAGATCACCGAGACGATCCGGGAGCGGCTGGGCGCGTCCGACCGCTACCGGTTCGCGTGGACCGCCGAGCACGCCGGCGACGGGCCCGTCGTCGAGGGCGTCGCCGGCGAGGAGGGCGAGACGTTCCCGGCGGTCCGCGCGGCGATCGAGGACGGCGACACGACGCCCGAGGGGCGGGCCGTCGACCGAGGACGCGTGCAGGTCGTCGAGTCGATGAGCGACGCCTCGTCGGTGCCGGAACCGGTTCGAGTCGCCGGGTTCGCCGACGGGATCCAGTCGGTGCTGGCGGTGCCGCTCTCCTACGGGTCGAGCGTGTACGGCGTCGTGGGCGTCTACGCCGGGAGCGAGGACGCCTTCACCGACCACGAGCGGTCGAGCTTCGAGGCGCTCGGCGAGCTCGCGGGGCTGGCGATCAACGCGACGCGGAACCGCCGGCTGCTGCTCTCGGACACGATCACCGAGGTGACGTTCGAGCTCGGAACGATCTCCCCGCTCGCTGCCGTCAGCGAGCGCTGCGGGGCGGCGCTCACGCTCGACGGGACGGTCCCCGAGGGCGACGACGGGCTCCACTGCTTCCTCACGGTGACGGGGGCGGACCCGGACGCGGTCGTCGACGCGGCGACGGCGACGCCGAACGTCGAAGCGGGTCGGGTCGTCCGGCGGGCCGAGGGGGAGCACGGGCGGATCGACCTCACGCTCGGCGGGGCGAGCCCGCTCGTCGAGGCCGTCTCCCAGGGGGCGACGATCCGGACGGCGACGTTCGAGGGCGGGACCGGCGAGGTGGTCGTCGAGCTCTCCCCCGACGCCGACGTTCGGCGGCTGGCGGTCGCGCTCGGGGACGGCGAGCCGGCGACCGTGCGCTCCCGGCGCGACCGCACGCGGTCCCCGACGACGGCACGGGAGTTCCGGGACGAGCTGGGCGAGCGGCTGACCGAGCGACAGGCGACCGTGCTCCGGACGGCGTACCTCGCGGACTACTTCGAGTCGCCGCGGGGGAGCACCGCCGAGGAGGTCGCGGCGTCGCTCGGGATCACGGGGTCGACGCTGCTCCACCACCTGCGCGCGAGCCAGCGGAAGCTGCTCGACGCGTTCTACGACGAGTTCGACGACCGCAAGGAGTAG
- a CDS encoding AIM24 family protein yields MELDEFVDANAPDPSSSGFRKVNKRLLEIPFDGVAMVKAGSMIAYTGEVTFSGKSSAEGGIAGFVKDAVSGEGTPIMEAEGSGTLYVADQGKKVQILSLDDGESISVNGMDVLAFEDGVDYEINTVGGLSQAAAGGLTNVFLTGPGDVAITTHGDPVVIQPPVTTDPDATVAWSANLSPSIGTNKTIEIGQKSGEMMQMQFTGREGFVVVQPFEEGGQM; encoded by the coding sequence ATGGAACTCGACGAGTTCGTCGACGCGAACGCGCCGGACCCGAGTAGTAGCGGCTTCCGAAAAGTCAACAAGCGGCTGCTGGAGATCCCCTTCGACGGGGTCGCGATGGTGAAAGCCGGATCGATGATCGCGTACACCGGCGAAGTGACGTTCTCCGGGAAATCCTCCGCCGAGGGCGGTATCGCCGGCTTCGTCAAGGACGCCGTCAGCGGCGAGGGGACGCCCATCATGGAGGCCGAGGGGAGCGGTACGCTGTACGTCGCCGATCAGGGGAAGAAGGTTCAGATCCTCTCGCTCGACGACGGCGAGTCGATCTCGGTCAACGGGATGGACGTGCTGGCGTTCGAGGACGGCGTCGACTACGAGATCAACACCGTCGGCGGCCTCTCCCAGGCGGCGGCTGGCGGGCTCACCAACGTGTTCCTCACCGGCCCGGGGGATGTCGCGATCACGACCCATGGCGACCCTGTGGTGATCCAGCCGCCGGTCACGACCGACCCCGACGCCACCGTCGCGTGGAGCGCCAACCTCTCCCCCTCGATCGGGACGAACAAAACGATCGAGATCGGGCAGAAATCCGGCGAGATGATGCAGATGCAGTTCACCGGCAGGGAGGGGTTCGTCGTCGTCCAGCCCTTCGAGGAAGGCGGCCAGATGTGA
- a CDS encoding ABC transporter ATP-binding protein, whose amino-acid sequence MRSDTAAIEARDLTKRFGDDVAVDGLDLAVEPGTVYGFLGPNGAGKSTTMRMLTTLTRPTGGEAWIDGHPVSDRDAVRDAVGYLPEEPPVFDELTGYEQLRYFARLRGLSEGDADRRIDDWLERFDLAGDASKRIDDYSKGMRQKTGVIQALLHQPDVVFLDEPTSGLDPRAARTVLDVIGELTDEGHTVFLSTHILSVVEELADVVGVLYEGDLVTEGTPDELTARMEAEEGTTLEDVFLSVTADRSHGVASNE is encoded by the coding sequence ATGCGATCAGACACGGCGGCGATCGAAGCACGGGATCTGACTAAACGGTTCGGCGACGACGTCGCCGTCGACGGGCTCGATCTCGCGGTCGAGCCCGGGACGGTGTACGGGTTCCTCGGCCCGAACGGCGCCGGGAAGTCGACGACGATGCGGATGCTCACGACGCTGACCCGACCCACCGGCGGCGAGGCGTGGATCGACGGCCACCCCGTCTCTGACCGCGACGCGGTCCGAGACGCGGTCGGCTACCTACCCGAGGAGCCGCCGGTGTTCGACGAGCTCACGGGGTACGAACAGCTCCGGTACTTCGCGCGGCTCCGTGGCCTCTCCGAGGGCGACGCCGACCGCCGGATCGACGACTGGCTGGAGCGGTTCGACCTCGCCGGCGACGCGAGCAAGCGGATCGACGACTACTCGAAGGGGATGCGCCAGAAGACGGGGGTGATCCAGGCGCTGCTGCACCAGCCCGACGTGGTGTTCCTCGACGAGCCGACGAGCGGGCTGGACCCCCGCGCCGCGCGGACGGTGCTGGACGTGATCGGCGAACTGACCGACGAGGGACACACGGTGTTCCTCTCGACGCATATCCTCTCGGTCGTCGAGGAGCTCGCCGACGTCGTCGGCGTCCTCTACGAGGGTGACCTCGTGACGGAGGGGACGCCCGACGAGCTCACGGCCCGAATGGAAGCCGAGGAGGGGACGACCCTGGAGGACGTGTTCCTCTCGGTGACGGCCGACCGATCGCACGGAGTGGCCAGCAACGAATGA
- a CDS encoding response regulator, which produces MTDTPRVLVVDDEKEVADAYALRLRGECDVETAYGGREALSVVEERPVDILLLDRHMPDISGDEVLATLDDRGFEGRVVMVTAIDPEFDVLELPFDDYLCKPVDREDVRSVVDQQRQVLAYETLGEYFGAKSTRTVLEAQTTPEQREEHEAFQAVRERADRLEERARRLLDDDTVLEEFASVDRDGH; this is translated from the coding sequence ATGACGGACACCCCGAGGGTTCTCGTCGTCGACGACGAGAAGGAGGTCGCCGACGCCTACGCGCTCCGGCTCCGCGGCGAGTGTGACGTGGAGACGGCGTACGGCGGCCGGGAGGCGCTCTCGGTCGTCGAGGAGCGGCCGGTGGACATCCTCCTGCTCGACCGGCATATGCCGGATATCTCCGGCGACGAGGTGCTCGCGACGCTCGACGACCGCGGGTTCGAGGGCCGCGTCGTGATGGTGACCGCGATCGACCCGGAGTTCGACGTGCTGGAGCTTCCCTTCGACGACTACCTCTGCAAGCCGGTCGACCGCGAGGACGTCCGCTCGGTCGTCGACCAGCAGCGGCAGGTCCTCGCCTACGAGACGCTCGGGGAGTATTTCGGCGCGAAGTCGACCCGGACGGTGTTAGAAGCACAGACGACCCCCGAACAGCGCGAGGAGCACGAGGCGTTCCAGGCGGTCCGCGAGCGGGCGGATCGGCTCGAAGAACGCGCGCGGCGGCTGCTCGACGACGACACGGTCCTCGAGGAGTTCGCGAGCGTCGACCGCGACGGCCACTGA
- a CDS encoding histidine kinase N-terminal 7TM domain-containing protein yields MILSLAASLAADAVAVALLAWVAWRAAEDRSPPNATPFAAMTGGLALWAVLSMLSELSPVWSGGAVVAALAQMVPVVFVPGIWLVYVLGYTGRGTGLTRPRIAMFVLLALPLVGAAVTFEGDPSMQEIQRSLASLVGTELMLLFAVYTYAAFVFLRYGWNHGRISKGQLAAQLGAVSAPYVVGTWRDGAPIVDGVTAGLLLSGVLLAVAIRRYPVLTGFPKADYVARSRVVEALQEAVIVVDWDGHVLDANAAAETLFDRSTRAMIGSPVASIADGIDEAALSPGETGVVTLRTTKGRRQFQFTVSAVEGADDGGEPVARAVLLRDVTDQRTREQRLSVLNRVLRHNVRNKLDVILAHTEHVEDETHRAAIRESATELASLSRKARDAEAVMTDSVGAPSTVDLADVVREVARSAREDHPESGVSVEAPGSLPVRSHGTVVRRLVSELVENAIVHADGSARVEIELDTTDDGTPQLRVADDGPGIPDRERELLTGTGETQLEHGLGVGLWFVNWAVSQLGAELAFERADADGTVVVVRFHGAELPTGDDAPEGTASDDDPNET; encoded by the coding sequence ATGATCCTCTCGCTCGCGGCCTCGCTGGCCGCCGACGCCGTCGCCGTCGCGCTGTTGGCGTGGGTGGCGTGGCGGGCCGCCGAGGACCGATCGCCGCCGAACGCGACCCCCTTCGCCGCGATGACCGGCGGGCTGGCGCTGTGGGCGGTCCTGTCGATGCTCTCGGAGCTCTCCCCGGTCTGGTCGGGCGGGGCGGTGGTGGCCGCGCTCGCGCAGATGGTGCCGGTCGTGTTCGTTCCCGGGATCTGGCTGGTGTACGTGCTCGGCTACACCGGCCGCGGCACCGGCCTGACGCGTCCGCGGATCGCGATGTTCGTTCTCCTCGCGCTCCCGCTGGTCGGCGCGGCGGTCACGTTCGAGGGCGACCCCTCCATGCAGGAGATCCAGCGCTCGCTCGCGTCGCTCGTGGGGACCGAACTGATGCTGCTGTTCGCCGTGTACACGTACGCGGCGTTCGTGTTCCTCAGGTACGGCTGGAACCACGGCCGCATCTCGAAGGGGCAGCTGGCGGCACAGCTCGGCGCCGTCTCCGCGCCGTACGTCGTCGGCACGTGGCGCGACGGGGCCCCGATCGTCGACGGCGTGACCGCCGGCCTCCTGCTCTCGGGGGTACTGCTTGCGGTCGCGATCCGGCGCTACCCCGTGTTGACGGGGTTTCCCAAAGCCGACTACGTCGCACGGTCGCGGGTCGTCGAGGCGCTCCAGGAGGCCGTGATCGTCGTCGACTGGGACGGCCACGTGCTGGACGCCAACGCGGCCGCCGAGACGCTGTTCGATCGGTCGACGCGGGCGATGATCGGCTCGCCGGTAGCGTCGATCGCCGACGGGATCGACGAGGCGGCGCTCTCGCCCGGCGAAACCGGCGTCGTCACCCTCCGGACGACGAAGGGGCGCCGTCAGTTCCAGTTCACCGTCTCCGCCGTCGAGGGGGCCGACGACGGGGGCGAACCGGTCGCCAGGGCGGTGTTGCTCCGGGACGTGACCGACCAGCGCACCCGCGAGCAGCGCCTCTCCGTCCTCAACCGCGTGCTCAGACACAACGTCCGGAACAAGCTGGACGTGATTCTCGCCCACACGGAGCACGTCGAGGACGAGACCCACCGGGCGGCGATCCGGGAGAGCGCCACCGAACTGGCGTCGCTCAGCCGGAAAGCCCGCGACGCCGAGGCGGTGATGACCGACAGCGTCGGCGCCCCCTCGACGGTCGATCTCGCCGACGTCGTCCGGGAAGTCGCCCGGAGCGCCCGCGAGGACCACCCCGAGAGCGGCGTTTCGGTCGAGGCGCCCGGGAGCCTCCCGGTCCGCTCCCACGGGACGGTCGTCCGCCGGCTCGTGAGCGAACTCGTCGAGAACGCGATCGTCCACGCGGACGGCTCCGCACGGGTCGAAATCGAGCTCGACACGACCGACGACGGCACCCCGCAGCTCCGTGTCGCCGACGACGGCCCCGGCATCCCGGACCGCGAACGCGAGCTGCTGACCGGGACGGGCGAGACCCAGCTCGAACACGGGCTCGGCGTCGGCCTCTGGTTCGTCAACTGGGCGGTCAGCCAGCTCGGCGCCGAGCTCGCGTTCGAGCGCGCCGACGCCGACGGGACCGTCGTCGTCGTCCGGTTCCACGGAGCCGAACTGCCCACGGGCGACGACGCTCCGGAGGGGACGGCGAGCGACGACGACCCGAACGAGACGTGA
- a CDS encoding HAMP domain-containing sensor histidine kinase, whose product MSDPDAMAVPLASHPEPVCQYEVRDGVSTVTATNDAFDAAIGVAEGEPIAAVFERFDTVESPGEAPPAAQLRAGEAIELALGSDGDDRGYVAHVLAPDADGGTIVFADRDGAGPPADGIEVERVASAIGHDLRNPLDVAGAHLEAARETGESEHFDAVEDAHERMEQIIQDVLTLARGEAALNPEPAVPVRDTAERAWQSVETGAWTLQLDESLPTVTADADRLRRLFENLFRNCVEHGSTGNRTPQASGDCVEHGSTGSRPGDGNNVEHAADGGTVRVDTLADGTGVSVADDGPGIPADERAAVFTPGYTVDGDGTGLGLAIVDRIAEAHGWAAAVAESEQGGTRIEIRFGSGT is encoded by the coding sequence ATGAGCGACCCCGACGCGATGGCGGTCCCGCTCGCCTCCCACCCCGAGCCAGTGTGCCAGTACGAGGTTCGAGACGGTGTCTCGACGGTGACGGCGACCAACGACGCGTTCGACGCGGCGATCGGCGTCGCCGAGGGCGAGCCGATCGCGGCCGTGTTCGAGCGGTTCGACACCGTCGAGTCGCCGGGGGAGGCGCCCCCGGCGGCACAGCTCCGTGCCGGCGAGGCGATCGAACTCGCGCTCGGATCGGACGGGGACGACCGGGGATACGTGGCTCACGTGCTCGCGCCGGACGCGGACGGCGGGACGATCGTGTTCGCCGATCGCGACGGGGCGGGGCCGCCCGCCGACGGCATCGAGGTGGAACGGGTCGCGAGCGCGATCGGTCACGACCTGCGGAACCCCCTCGACGTGGCGGGTGCCCACCTCGAGGCCGCACGCGAGACGGGGGAGAGCGAGCATTTCGACGCCGTCGAAGACGCACACGAGCGGATGGAGCAGATCATCCAGGACGTGCTGACGCTCGCCCGGGGCGAGGCGGCGCTGAACCCCGAGCCGGCGGTCCCCGTCCGCGACACCGCCGAACGCGCGTGGCAGTCCGTCGAGACCGGGGCGTGGACGCTCCAGCTCGACGAGTCGCTGCCGACGGTGACGGCCGACGCCGACCGGCTCCGGCGGCTGTTCGAGAACCTCTTTCGGAACTGCGTGGAACACGGTTCCACGGGCAACCGGACGCCACAGGCGTCCGGTGACTGTGTCGAGCACGGCTCGACTGGCTCCCGTCCGGGGGACGGGAACAACGTGGAACACGCCGCCGACGGCGGAACCGTTCGCGTGGACACGCTGGCGGACGGCACCGGCGTGTCCGTCGCCGACGACGGCCCCGGCATCCCGGCCGACGAGCGGGCGGCCGTGTTCACGCCGGGGTACACCGTCGACGGTGACGGGACAGGGCTCGGCCTCGCGATCGTCGATCGGATCGCCGAGGCCCACGGCTGGGCGGCCGCCGTCGCCGAGAGCGAGCAGGGCGGCACGCGAATCGAGATCCGGTTCGGCTCGGGAACGTGA
- a CDS encoding winged helix-turn-helix domain-containing protein: MSEDPSVETLLSALDDEYARTILMETDQRPMSAKNLAEACDASLPTIYRRIDRLSELGLVTERPEFSDEGRHYSVYEATLDQVVIDLDDGDLSVTMTAERTDAADRFTEMWEDI, from the coding sequence GTGAGTGAGGATCCCAGCGTCGAGACACTGCTGTCCGCTCTCGACGACGAGTACGCCCGGACGATCCTCATGGAGACGGACCAACGACCGATGTCAGCAAAAAACCTCGCGGAGGCGTGTGACGCATCGCTTCCCACGATCTACCGGCGTATCGACCGCCTCTCCGAACTCGGGCTCGTCACGGAGCGGCCGGAGTTCAGCGACGAGGGACGCCACTACAGCGTCTACGAGGCGACGCTCGACCAGGTCGTGATCGATCTCGACGACGGGGACCTGAGCGTCACGATGACCGCCGAACGGACCGACGCGGCGGACCGCTTCACCGAGATGTGGGAGGATATCTGA
- the hutH gene encoding histidine ammonia-lyase: MSEIVLDGASLTPAAVEAVARDGADVDIAESARERLRESRARVEDVMATDEAVYGLNTGFGSLVNERIPDEEIRSLQTNLLRSHASGAGRYLSPEEVRAMMVARVNSLVKGYSGVREVVVDHLVTMLNEGVHPAVRSRGSLGASGDLAPLAHMSLVLLGEGSVLGDDGHVDGATALERVGLEPLELEPKEGLALINGTQLTAGLAALVVVDAERVLEAADVAGALTTEVTMGTTASCDAAIQEVRPHDGQRETAKRIKRLTADSEIVESHRNCDRVQDAYAVRCIPQVHGAVRDAVDHLRSAVETELNSATDNPLVFDADRVDSRSSGGESAAILSGGNFHGEPLALRLDYAVNALTELAAISERRTNRMLDPNLQEDHLTPYLADDPGHESGFMIAQYTAASLVNELRSMGSPATDNTPVSGGQEDHVSMSAQSAHHATTAVEDAASVVAVELLAGNRASAFVDDSLAHGAGTGAACDLLSAAVRSWDGDRPLDDDIEVVADLVRFGDLADHLAGEYPTE; this comes from the coding sequence ATGAGTGAGATCGTGCTCGACGGCGCGTCGCTGACGCCGGCCGCGGTGGAAGCTGTCGCGCGGGACGGTGCGGACGTCGATATCGCCGAGTCGGCCCGCGAGCGCCTTCGCGAGTCGCGTGCCCGCGTCGAGGACGTGATGGCGACCGACGAGGCGGTGTACGGGCTGAACACGGGATTCGGCTCGCTCGTCAACGAGCGCATCCCGGACGAGGAGATCCGCTCCCTCCAGACGAACCTCCTCCGCAGCCACGCCTCCGGCGCGGGTCGGTATCTCTCGCCCGAGGAGGTCCGCGCGATGATGGTGGCGCGCGTGAACTCGCTCGTCAAGGGGTACTCGGGCGTCCGGGAGGTCGTCGTCGACCACCTGGTGACGATGCTGAACGAGGGGGTCCACCCCGCCGTCCGTTCGCGGGGGAGCCTCGGCGCGAGCGGCGACCTCGCACCGCTCGCGCACATGTCGCTCGTCCTGCTCGGTGAGGGCAGCGTGCTCGGCGACGACGGCCACGTCGACGGCGCGACGGCGCTGGAGCGCGTGGGGCTGGAGCCGCTCGAACTCGAACCCAAGGAGGGGCTGGCGCTGATCAACGGCACGCAGCTGACCGCGGGCCTCGCGGCGTTGGTCGTCGTCGATGCCGAACGCGTCCTCGAGGCGGCCGACGTGGCCGGGGCGCTGACCACCGAGGTGACGATGGGGACGACCGCGAGCTGTGACGCCGCGATCCAGGAGGTCCGCCCCCACGACGGGCAGCGCGAGACGGCGAAGCGGATCAAACGGCTTACGGCCGACTCCGAGATCGTCGAGTCCCACCGCAACTGTGACCGCGTGCAGGACGCCTACGCCGTCCGGTGTATCCCCCAGGTCCACGGCGCCGTCCGCGACGCGGTCGACCACCTCCGGTCCGCCGTGGAGACGGAGCTGAACAGCGCGACCGACAACCCGCTCGTGTTCGACGCCGACCGGGTCGACAGCCGATCCAGCGGCGGGGAGTCGGCGGCGATCCTGTCGGGCGGCAACTTCCACGGCGAGCCGCTGGCGCTGCGGCTCGACTACGCCGTCAACGCGCTGACCGAACTCGCGGCCATCTCCGAGCGGCGGACGAACCGGATGCTCGACCCGAACCTCCAGGAGGATCACCTGACGCCGTATCTGGCGGACGATCCGGGACATGAGTCCGGGTTCATGATCGCGCAGTACACCGCCGCGTCGCTGGTGAACGAGCTCCGGTCGATGGGGTCGCCGGCGACCGACAACACGCCCGTCAGCGGCGGGCAGGAGGACCACGTCAGCATGAGTGCCCAGAGCGCCCACCACGCGACGACGGCCGTCGAGGATGCGGCGTCGGTCGTCGCGGTCGAACTCCTCGCGGGCAACCGGGCCAGCGCGTTCGTCGACGACTCGCTGGCCCACGGCGCCGGGACGGGGGCCGCGTGCGACCTCCTCAGCGCCGCCGTGCGGTCGTGGGACGGCGACCGACCGCTCGACGACGATATCGAGGTGGTGGCGGATCTCGTTCGGTTCGGCGATCTCGCCGACCACCTCGCCGGGGAGTACCCCACGGAGTGA
- the hutI gene encoding imidazolonepropionase, with product MTVDLLLHDAGEVLVGPDQQLEDASVVVDDGEVVATGPAAEIERRYPRENAARTVDASGRAVIPGFVDSHTHALFAGDRSDEFAAKLRGKTYQEILAEGGGIHRTVEAVREASRETLLDNLLAELDVLLAHGTTTVEVKSGYGLDLDTELLMLDVIDEADDRHPVDVVATFMGAHAVPREVDADEYVDRVVDEFLPAVAEQGIASFNDVFCDEGAFTVEQSRRVLEAGAEYGLTPKIHAEELARTGAAQLAADVGAASADHLLMATREDAEALYEAGVTPVFLPGTAFGLDTEYADAEEFLAVADEMGVDAPSIAIASDLNPNCYSQSMGFASTLACVGMKLAPREALVGATAGGARALNRSDGLGTLREGAPADLAVVDAPTAVHVPYNFGVNTVDTVIKGGQVVHE from the coding sequence ATGACGGTCGACCTCCTGCTCCACGACGCGGGTGAGGTCCTCGTCGGCCCCGACCAACAACTCGAGGATGCGAGCGTGGTCGTCGACGACGGCGAGGTGGTGGCGACCGGACCGGCGGCGGAGATCGAGCGGCGCTACCCGCGCGAGAACGCGGCACGGACGGTGGACGCCTCGGGACGGGCCGTGATCCCGGGGTTCGTGGACTCGCACACCCACGCGCTGTTCGCCGGCGATCGGTCCGACGAGTTCGCGGCGAAACTGCGCGGGAAGACGTACCAGGAGATCCTGGCCGAGGGTGGCGGTATCCACCGGACCGTCGAGGCGGTCCGCGAGGCCTCGCGGGAGACGCTGCTCGACAACCTCCTCGCCGAACTCGACGTGCTGCTGGCTCACGGGACCACGACGGTCGAGGTGAAGTCCGGCTACGGGCTCGACCTCGACACCGAGCTACTGATGCTCGACGTGATCGACGAGGCCGACGACCGCCACCCGGTCGACGTGGTCGCGACGTTCATGGGCGCCCACGCGGTCCCACGCGAGGTCGACGCGGACGAGTACGTGGATCGCGTTGTCGACGAGTTCCTGCCGGCCGTGGCCGAGCAGGGGATCGCGTCGTTCAACGACGTGTTCTGCGACGAGGGGGCGTTCACCGTCGAGCAGTCCCGGCGCGTCCTCGAAGCCGGCGCGGAGTACGGGCTGACGCCGAAGATCCACGCCGAGGAGCTCGCCCGAACCGGTGCGGCACAACTGGCCGCTGACGTCGGCGCCGCGAGCGCGGACCACCTGCTCATGGCGACGCGGGAGGACGCCGAAGCCCTCTACGAGGCGGGTGTCACACCCGTGTTCCTCCCGGGAACGGCGTTCGGGCTGGACACCGAGTACGCCGACGCAGAAGAGTTCCTCGCGGTCGCCGACGAGATGGGCGTCGACGCGCCGTCGATCGCGATCGCGTCGGACCTCAACCCCAACTGCTACTCACAGAGCATGGGCTTTGCGAGCACGCTCGCCTGCGTCGGGATGAAGCTGGCGCCGCGTGAGGCGCTGGTCGGCGCGACCGCGGGCGGGGCCCGCGCGCTGAACCGCTCGGACGGGCTCGGCACCTTACGGGAGGGCGCGCCAGCGGATCTCGCGGTCGTCGACGCGCCGACCGCGGTGCACGTACCGTACAACTTCGGCGTCAACACCGTCGACACGGTGATCAAGGGAGGGCAAGTCGTCCATGAGTGA
- a CDS encoding winged helix-turn-helix domain-containing protein — translation MAVSLQADHERESETESAPTAAELLDLLGDEYTRRVFEAVSERPRGGRAVAEAADVSRATAYRRLNELRDAGLVTSEYQLAPDGHHREQFVATARHVSISLDDGGIEATVSLDR, via the coding sequence ATGGCTGTGAGCCTCCAAGCGGATCACGAACGCGAAAGCGAGACCGAGTCGGCGCCGACGGCTGCGGAGCTGCTCGACTTGCTCGGCGACGAGTACACCCGGCGAGTGTTCGAAGCGGTCTCGGAGCGCCCACGCGGTGGGCGCGCGGTCGCCGAGGCGGCGGACGTCTCCCGGGCGACGGCGTACCGGCGCCTCAACGAGCTCCGTGACGCCGGCCTGGTCACCAGCGAGTACCAGCTCGCCCCCGACGGCCACCACCGCGAGCAGTTCGTCGCGACCGCCCGCCACGTCTCGATCTCGCTGGACGACGGCGGTATCGAGGCGACGGTGTCGCTCGACAGGTAG